The following are encoded together in the Deinococcus soli (ex Cha et al. 2016) genome:
- a CDS encoding SRPBCC domain-containing protein, producing the protein MPRVARTEITVQAPLERVFELLVDFSAYGSWNPFVVEVTGAVRAAEGVRMRFKLPWCGGRFMHSDEQVTRVQPPAGGAALVAWRYDSPLARWGLLRSERVQTLRQLPNGDTAYATEEVFHGPASALVPVRWVQAGFEAQARAMRDHLSPT; encoded by the coding sequence ATGCCCCGTGTCGCCCGGACCGAGATCACCGTGCAGGCTCCCCTGGAGCGGGTCTTCGAGCTGCTGGTGGATTTCAGCGCGTACGGCAGCTGGAATCCGTTCGTGGTGGAGGTCACGGGGGCTGTACGTGCTGCCGAGGGCGTGCGGATGCGATTCAAGCTCCCCTGGTGCGGGGGCCGGTTCATGCACTCCGACGAGCAGGTCACGCGCGTGCAGCCCCCGGCGGGTGGCGCGGCGCTGGTCGCTTGGCGGTACGATAGTCCTCTGGCCCGCTGGGGCCTGCTGCGGTCGGAGCGGGTGCAGACCCTGCGGCAGCTGCCGAATGGCGACACGGCCTATGCCACCGAGGAGGTCTTTCACGGTCCGGCATCGGCTCTCGTGCCCGTGCGGTGGGTGCAGGCGGGGTTCGAGGCGCAGGCGCGGGCCATGCGCGATCACCTGTCGCCCACCTAA
- a CDS encoding sugar nucleotide-binding protein, translated as MTRPWLVTGLTGTLAPHVAHALQAQGHTVTGWDRHTTPADDSAAAHAYLQALNPQGILHLALGSEAWAHALATHAHTHDLPFVFTSTAMVFHHHPDGPHHAGDPTTAQDDYGQLKARTEHAIRTAHPRAVIARIGWQIHPTATGNNMTQQLQAQHDQHGVIRASRHWTPATSFMTDTAHALAALAQDGTSGTVHLDSNAHDALTFPELVRGLARHLNRDWVVEETDDYTHDQRLVDDTTRLPSLRERLGLN; from the coding sequence ATGACCCGACCCTGGCTCGTCACCGGCCTGACCGGTACCCTCGCCCCGCACGTCGCCCACGCCCTGCAAGCCCAGGGGCACACCGTCACCGGCTGGGACCGCCACACCACCCCCGCCGACGACAGCGCCGCCGCCCACGCCTACCTGCAAGCCCTGAACCCCCAGGGCATCCTGCACCTCGCCCTGGGCAGCGAAGCCTGGGCGCACGCCCTCGCCACGCACGCCCACACGCACGACCTGCCGTTCGTGTTCACCAGCACCGCCATGGTCTTCCACCACCACCCAGACGGCCCGCACCACGCAGGCGACCCTACCACCGCGCAGGACGACTACGGCCAGCTGAAAGCCCGCACCGAACACGCCATCCGCACCGCCCACCCCCGCGCCGTCATCGCCCGTATCGGCTGGCAGATCCACCCCACCGCCACCGGCAACAACATGACCCAGCAACTCCAGGCACAACACGACCAGCACGGCGTCATTCGCGCCAGCCGCCACTGGACCCCCGCCACCTCCTTCATGACCGACACCGCCCACGCCCTCGCAGCCCTCGCGCAGGACGGCACCAGCGGCACCGTCCACCTGGACAGCAACGCCCACGACGCCCTCACCTTCCCCGAACTCGTGCGCGGTCTCGCCCGGCACCTGAACCGCGACTGGGTGGTCGAGGAGACGGACGACTACACGCACGACCAGCGGCTCGTGGACGACACCACCCGCCTGCCCAGCCTGCGCGAACGCCTCGGGCTGAACTGA
- a CDS encoding DUF6979 family protein: protein MATGKKSVPQAKKRQGGTVYDQLTGWALEGARQGLTPRDAWAAAQKLVTAKPSTLNKGCPRSTFVSLAEHGYLRGVPAQADARPLTRNARHALHARAVAQADPDLLNRKQAWWAATRAHSGTDRENHAGILDVLHALMVRDALTDPPVP from the coding sequence ATGGCGACCGGGAAAAAGAGCGTTCCACAGGCTAAAAAACGTCAGGGTGGAACGGTGTACGATCAGCTGACCGGCTGGGCGCTTGAGGGTGCCCGGCAGGGCCTCACGCCCCGCGACGCCTGGGCCGCCGCGCAGAAGCTCGTGACCGCGAAACCCAGCACGCTGAACAAGGGCTGCCCACGCTCCACGTTCGTCTCCCTGGCCGAACACGGGTACCTGCGGGGCGTGCCCGCGCAGGCCGACGCTCGCCCCCTGACCCGGAACGCCCGTCATGCCCTGCACGCGCGGGCGGTCGCTCAGGCTGACCCGGACCTCCTGAACCGCAAGCAGGCGTGGTGGGCCGCGACCCGCGCGCACTCCGGCACGGACCGCGAGAATCACGCGGGCATCCTGGACGTCCTCCACGCGTTGATGGTGCGCGACGCCCTGACCGACCCGCCCGTCCCGTGA
- a CDS encoding lysoplasmalogenase family protein produces the protein MKAFRAAATATVLAGMLDRPRPHQIAEAAMVATLAAEVTRETPGRDARDTLTLLLSLGAAALGGVTIARSTHQPDPRGNPGAFLGGATWYALAQLLTVTLLWRRGARPHTGHWPARMAGLLLGAGLLIRHDPESLPVLSGYGALLNLMALLAADPRLARAHPDAARLLRRGGWMFVASDLLILVRRYLLRDRLSRALTEGVMLALYAGAQRNLTRGLMLLTRRS, from the coding sequence GTGAAGGCGTTCCGGGCTGCGGCCACCGCGACCGTCCTGGCCGGGATGCTCGACCGGCCGCGCCCCCACCAGATCGCGGAGGCGGCGATGGTCGCCACGCTGGCCGCCGAAGTCACCCGCGAGACGCCGGGGCGGGACGCGCGGGACACCCTCACCCTGCTGCTGTCCCTGGGGGCCGCGGCGCTGGGCGGTGTGACCATCGCCCGGTCCACGCACCAGCCCGACCCGCGCGGGAACCCCGGCGCCTTCCTGGGCGGCGCGACGTGGTACGCGCTGGCGCAACTCCTGACCGTCACGCTGCTGTGGCGGCGCGGCGCGCGGCCCCACACCGGCCACTGGCCCGCGCGCATGGCCGGACTGCTGCTCGGCGCGGGCCTGCTGATCCGGCACGACCCCGAAAGCCTCCCGGTCCTGAGCGGGTACGGGGCGCTGCTGAACCTCATGGCACTGCTGGCCGCCGACCCCCGACTGGCCCGCGCGCACCCCGACGCGGCGCGCCTGCTGAGGCGGGGCGGGTGGATGTTCGTCGCCTCGGACCTGCTGATCCTCGTGCGCCGCTACCTCCTGCGGGACCGGCTGAGCCGCGCCCTGACCGAGGGCGTCATGCTCGCCCTGTACGCCGGGGCGCAACGGAACCTCACGCGGGGGCTGATGCTCCTTACCCGTCGATCCTGA
- the gcvP gene encoding aminomethyl-transferring glycine dehydrogenase translates to MTRSLTDLLQTADFLDRHVGPTAAEQAAMLAELGVGSLDELSDTTLPESIRFTGDLNVGGPVTEAHALADLKAVAAKNKVFRSYIGMGYSGTHTPGVILRNMLENPGWYTAYTPYQAEISQGRLEMLLNFQQAIMDLTAMPVCNASLLDEATAAAEAMTLAKRAGKSKGNTLYVAQDVHPQTIDVIRTRAEYFGYDIVTGPADAELPEGTFAALVQTPGTYGDLHDLSPIAERVHASGGLLIAATDLLASALVKPVGEMGADIVIGSAQRFGVPMGFGGPHAAFLACRSDFQRSMPGRVIGVSKDVKGRPALRMAMQTREQHIRREKATSNICTAQALLANMAAAYAVYHGPEGIKTIAERTHRMTGILAAALHEGGFVVSESFFDTISFHGDVDAIQARAEAKGINLRYHRSEGRGSDENRVSVSLDETVTVADLADIIEVITGKAADVLALDGQAVDGIPADLKRTSDYLSHPVFNTHHSEHGMLRYLKSLENKDYSLTHGMIPLGSCTMKLNATTEMIPVTWPEFGQLHPFAPADQTEGYAEMLAELEAWLADITGYDAVSLQPNSGAQGEYAGLLVIRKYHESRGEAHRTICLIPASAHGTNPASAAMMGMQVVVVKTDADGNIDMDDLKTQAEKHSENLGALMITYPSTHGVYEERVMEACELIHQHGGQVYLDGANMNAQVGLTKPGLIGSDVSHLNLHKTFAIPHGGGGPGMGPIGVKAHLAPFLPNHAVRPTSDSSTGAVSAAPYGSASILPISYLYIRLLGARGLKVATQVALLNANYIAHHLKGAFPVLYTGRNDRVAHECIIDLRPLKAESGISEEDVAKRLMDYGFHAPTMSFPVPGTLMIEPTESEPKAELDRFIQAMLGIRREIQDVQDELITAADSPLKHAPHTQADLIDMDWNRAYSRETAAYPTQTQKQWKYWPSVNRVDNVYGDRNFVCSCPPVEDYIEA, encoded by the coding sequence ATGACCCGTTCCCTGACTGATCTGTTGCAGACCGCTGATTTCCTCGACCGTCACGTGGGCCCGACCGCCGCCGAGCAAGCCGCCATGCTCGCGGAGCTGGGCGTGGGCAGCCTGGATGAACTGAGTGACACGACCCTGCCCGAGAGCATCCGCTTCACGGGTGACCTGAACGTGGGCGGCCCGGTCACGGAAGCGCATGCGCTGGCCGACCTGAAGGCGGTCGCGGCGAAGAACAAGGTGTTCCGCAGTTACATCGGCATGGGGTACAGCGGGACGCACACGCCGGGCGTGATCCTGCGGAACATGCTGGAGAACCCCGGCTGGTACACCGCGTACACCCCGTACCAGGCGGAGATCAGCCAGGGTCGCCTGGAGATGCTGCTGAACTTCCAGCAGGCGATCATGGACCTGACCGCCATGCCCGTCTGCAACGCTTCCCTGCTGGACGAGGCGACCGCCGCCGCCGAGGCCATGACGTTGGCCAAGCGCGCGGGCAAGAGCAAGGGCAACACGCTGTACGTGGCGCAGGACGTGCACCCGCAGACCATCGACGTGATCCGCACCCGCGCGGAGTACTTCGGGTACGACATCGTCACCGGCCCCGCCGACGCCGAACTGCCCGAAGGGACCTTCGCGGCCCTGGTGCAGACGCCCGGCACGTACGGCGACCTGCACGACCTCTCCCCCATCGCCGAACGCGTGCACGCCAGCGGCGGCCTGCTGATCGCCGCGACCGACCTGCTCGCCAGCGCCCTCGTGAAACCCGTCGGTGAGATGGGCGCGGACATCGTGATTGGCAGTGCCCAGCGGTTCGGCGTTCCGATGGGCTTCGGCGGGCCGCACGCGGCGTTCCTGGCGTGCCGCAGCGACTTCCAGCGCAGCATGCCCGGCCGCGTGATCGGCGTCAGCAAGGACGTCAAGGGCCGACCCGCGCTGCGCATGGCGATGCAGACGCGCGAGCAGCACATCCGCCGCGAGAAGGCCACCAGCAACATCTGCACCGCGCAGGCCCTCCTGGCGAACATGGCCGCCGCGTACGCCGTCTACCACGGCCCCGAAGGCATCAAGACGATTGCCGAGCGCACGCACCGTATGACGGGCATCCTGGCCGCCGCGCTGCACGAGGGTGGGTTCGTCGTGAGCGAGTCGTTCTTTGACACCATCAGCTTCCACGGTGACGTGGACGCCATCCAGGCACGTGCCGAGGCGAAAGGCATCAACCTCCGCTACCACCGTTCCGAGGGTCGCGGCAGTGACGAGAACCGCGTCAGCGTCAGCCTGGACGAGACCGTCACCGTGGCTGACCTTGCGGACATCATCGAGGTCATCACGGGCAAGGCTGCCGACGTGCTGGCGCTGGACGGGCAGGCGGTGGACGGCATTCCCGCCGATCTGAAGCGCACCTCGGACTACCTCTCGCACCCGGTGTTCAACACGCATCACAGCGAGCACGGCATGCTGCGCTACCTGAAGAGCCTGGAGAACAAGGATTACAGCCTGACGCACGGCATGATCCCGCTGGGCAGCTGCACCATGAAACTGAACGCCACGACGGAAATGATTCCCGTGACGTGGCCCGAATTCGGCCAGCTGCACCCCTTCGCGCCCGCCGACCAGACGGAAGGGTACGCGGAGATGCTGGCGGAACTGGAGGCGTGGCTGGCGGACATCACCGGGTACGACGCCGTGAGCCTCCAGCCGAACAGCGGCGCGCAGGGTGAGTACGCGGGCCTGCTGGTCATCCGCAAGTACCACGAGAGCCGGGGCGAGGCGCACCGCACCATCTGCCTGATTCCCGCCAGCGCGCACGGCACGAACCCCGCGAGTGCGGCCATGATGGGCATGCAGGTCGTCGTCGTGAAGACCGACGCGGACGGCAACATCGACATGGACGACCTGAAAACCCAGGCGGAGAAGCACAGCGAGAACCTGGGGGCGCTGATGATCACGTACCCCAGCACGCACGGCGTGTACGAGGAACGCGTCATGGAAGCGTGCGAACTGATCCACCAGCACGGCGGGCAGGTGTACCTGGACGGCGCGAACATGAACGCCCAGGTCGGCCTGACCAAACCCGGCCTGATCGGCAGCGACGTATCCCACCTGAACCTGCACAAGACCTTCGCCATTCCCCACGGGGGCGGCGGCCCCGGCATGGGCCCCATCGGTGTGAAAGCGCACCTCGCCCCGTTCCTCCCGAACCACGCCGTGCGCCCCACCTCTGACAGCAGCACCGGGGCCGTCAGCGCCGCGCCGTACGGCAGCGCCAGCATCCTCCCCATCAGCTACCTGTACATCCGCCTGCTCGGCGCACGCGGCCTGAAAGTCGCCACGCAGGTCGCCCTGCTGAACGCCAACTACATCGCCCACCACCTCAAAGGCGCGTTCCCCGTCCTGTACACCGGCCGCAACGACCGCGTCGCGCACGAGTGCATCATCGACCTGCGCCCCCTGAAGGCCGAGAGCGGCATCAGCGAGGAGGACGTTGCCAAGCGCCTCATGGACTACGGCTTCCACGCCCCCACCATGAGCTTCCCCGTCCCCGGCACGCTGATGATCGAACCGACCGAGAGTGAACCCAAAGCGGAACTCGACCGGTTCATCCAGGCGATGCTCGGCATCCGCCGCGAGATTCAGGACGTGCAGGACGAACTGATCACCGCCGCTGACAGCCCGCTGAAGCACGCGCCCCACACCCAGGCCGACCTGATCGACATGGACTGGAACCGCGCGTACAGCCGCGAAACCGCCGCCTACCCCACCCAAACGCAGAAACAGTGGAAGTACTGGCCCAGCGTCAACCGCGTGGACAATGTCTACGGCGACAGAAACTTCGTGTGCAGCTGCCCACCCGTCGAGGACTACATCGAGGCGTAA
- the gcvH gene encoding glycine cleavage system protein GcvH: protein MTTTPTELKYAASHEWLAADGTVGITDFAQEQLGDVVYVELPEVGRVVEAGETIAVVESVKTASDIYAPASGTIVAVNDALTGTPELVNSAPYEGGWLFKLDVTGEGDLMDAAAYEAANN, encoded by the coding sequence ATGACCACCACCCCCACCGAACTGAAGTACGCCGCCTCCCACGAATGGCTCGCCGCGGACGGCACCGTCGGCATCACCGACTTTGCGCAGGAGCAGCTGGGCGACGTCGTGTACGTCGAACTGCCCGAAGTGGGCCGCGTCGTCGAGGCGGGCGAGACCATCGCCGTGGTCGAGAGCGTCAAGACCGCCTCTGACATCTACGCGCCCGCCAGCGGCACCATCGTGGCCGTGAACGACGCCCTGACCGGCACCCCCGAACTCGTCAATAGCGCCCCCTACGAGGGCGGCTGGCTGTTCAAGCTTGACGTGACCGGCGAGGGTGACCTGATGGACGCCGCCGCGTACGAAGCCGCGAACAACTGA
- the gcvT gene encoding glycine cleavage system aminomethyltransferase GcvT, giving the protein MVPFGGWDMPVQYAGVKAEHDAVRNAAGVFDVSHMGEFRVQGSGALAFLQHVTTNDVSKLKPGRAQYNWLPGVSGGLVDDIYIYMVAPDEYLTVVNASNITKDWTHLNAHAGEFDVTLTDESDRWGLLAVQGPQTESLLQPHTDTDLSSKKKNAFFPAKLFGFDVMLARTGYTGEDGFEVFTDASEAETVWDKLLAIGLTPAGLGARDTLRLEAGFPLYGHEFSDTIHPLSSTYSWVVKDKTHVGHEHIRTTPTQTLVGLKLERVPVREGYPVKVGGEVVGHVTSGTSSPTFGHPIAMALVNAEHAGADVFDVEVRGKDHPATRVALPFYKR; this is encoded by the coding sequence ATGGTGCCCTTCGGCGGGTGGGACATGCCCGTGCAGTACGCGGGCGTGAAAGCCGAACACGACGCCGTGCGCAACGCAGCCGGCGTGTTCGACGTGTCCCACATGGGCGAATTCCGCGTGCAGGGCAGCGGCGCGCTGGCGTTCCTGCAACACGTCACCACCAACGACGTCAGCAAGCTGAAACCCGGCCGCGCGCAGTACAACTGGCTGCCGGGCGTCTCGGGCGGCCTCGTGGACGACATCTACATCTACATGGTTGCCCCTGACGAGTACCTGACAGTCGTGAACGCCAGCAACATCACCAAGGACTGGACGCACCTGAACGCGCACGCGGGCGAGTTCGACGTCACCCTGACCGACGAGAGCGACCGCTGGGGCCTCCTGGCCGTGCAGGGCCCCCAGACCGAGAGCCTGCTGCAACCCCACACCGACACCGACCTGAGCAGCAAGAAGAAGAACGCCTTCTTCCCCGCCAAACTGTTCGGCTTCGACGTGATGCTCGCCCGCACCGGGTACACCGGCGAGGACGGCTTCGAGGTGTTCACGGACGCCAGCGAGGCCGAAACCGTCTGGGACAAACTCCTGGCGATCGGCCTGACGCCCGCCGGGCTGGGCGCGCGCGACACCCTGCGCCTCGAAGCGGGCTTCCCCCTCTACGGGCACGAGTTCAGCGACACCATCCACCCGCTGAGCAGCACGTACAGCTGGGTCGTGAAGGACAAGACCCACGTCGGCCACGAGCACATCCGCACGACCCCCACCCAGACCCTCGTGGGACTGAAACTGGAGCGCGTGCCCGTCCGCGAGGGCTACCCCGTCAAGGTCGGCGGCGAGGTCGTCGGACACGTCACGAGCGGCACGAGCAGCCCCACCTTCGGGCACCCCATCGCCATGGCCCTCGTGAACGCCGAGCACGCCGGAGCGGACGTCTTCGACGTCGAGGTGCGCGGCAAGGACCACCCCGCCACCCGCGTCGCGCTGCCCTTCTACAAACGCTGA
- a CDS encoding 2'-5' RNA ligase family protein translates to MSPSHLLALRPPPDIEARIVAFREAHGVRDAAAVPHITVKARSGLDDDLRWLDLIPAVAAATPPVPVELLAPRVFPNGSALYLPARGPGAVRLHLALLDALRPARRFGYEGPQMTPHLTLALGRRDASLDALLDAAGQAFPQPLIFTATELVWMRKPGPSGAYQPVQSWTLGG, encoded by the coding sequence GTGAGCCCATCGCACCTGCTGGCGCTGCGCCCGCCACCGGACATTGAGGCCCGGATCGTGGCGTTCCGCGAAGCCCACGGCGTGCGCGACGCGGCGGCCGTCCCGCACATCACCGTGAAGGCCCGCAGTGGCCTGGACGACGACCTGCGCTGGCTGGACCTCATCCCGGCGGTGGCGGCGGCGACCCCGCCCGTCCCGGTCGAACTCCTCGCGCCGCGCGTGTTCCCGAACGGCAGCGCCCTGTACCTGCCCGCCCGCGGCCCCGGCGCCGTGCGGCTGCACCTCGCGCTGCTGGATGCCCTGCGGCCCGCGCGCCGCTTCGGGTACGAAGGGCCGCAGATGACCCCGCATCTCACGCTCGCCCTGGGGCGGCGGGACGCAAGCCTGGATGCGCTGCTGGATGCGGCGGGGCAGGCCTTCCCGCAGCCGCTAATCTTCACGGCCACCGAACTCGTCTGGATGCGCAAGCCCGGCCCGAGCGGCGCCTACCAGCCCGTGCAGAGCTGGACGCTGGGCGGGTAG
- a CDS encoding 5-formyltetrahydrofolate cyclo-ligase, whose protein sequence is MGSVLSPCTPKSEWRAWARAARAELPDVSEPITATLRDLLTTLGARRVLAYRALSGEPDVSALERDFELLAPRARFRPEPRLTLHAWHTATEVSRFGALQPPQDAPQVPLGTVDAILLPGLAFDHAGVRLGYGGGFYDRLLPAFRGVTVGVIQAALLVPELPRDPHDCPAQWLVTERGAQEIQ, encoded by the coding sequence GTGGGTTCCGTCCTCTCCCCCTGTACCCCCAAGTCCGAGTGGCGCGCCTGGGCGCGAGCAGCGCGCGCGGAGTTGCCGGACGTATCCGAGCCGATCACGGCGACCCTGCGTGACCTCCTGACGACGCTGGGGGCGCGGCGGGTGCTGGCCTACCGCGCGCTGAGCGGCGAACCCGACGTGAGCGCCCTGGAGCGCGACTTCGAACTGCTCGCCCCGCGCGCCCGCTTCCGCCCTGAACCGCGCCTGACGCTGCACGCCTGGCACACCGCGACGGAGGTCAGCCGCTTCGGGGCGCTGCAACCCCCGCAGGACGCGCCGCAGGTGCCGCTGGGCACCGTGGACGCGATCCTGCTGCCGGGGCTGGCCTTCGACCACGCGGGCGTGCGCCTGGGGTATGGCGGGGGCTTCTACGACCGCCTGCTGCCCGCGTTCCGGGGCGTGACGGTGGGCGTGATTCAGGCGGCCCTGCTGGTGCCGGAACTGCCGCGCGACCCGCACGACTGCCCCGCGCAGTGGCTCGTCACCGAACGCGGCGCGCAGGAGATCCAGTGA
- a CDS encoding SDR family NAD(P)-dependent oxidoreductase, which yields MHTLILGATGGIGAATARAFAAAGHTLTLSGRDETRLAALASELGVTGRAADVGFESHVRTLLEAAPELDTLVYAAGAAHPEPLRDADPTHVRSVWNANYFGALWVMKHGLGRLAPGGRVYLLGARPELVTARGFSQYAASKAALARAAEVARLEHRGVGITLVQPPAVETGLWAQVGRVPRGALGPDAVARALVADRAGEAQMELRIDG from the coding sequence ATGCATACCCTGATTCTGGGCGCGACGGGCGGGATCGGCGCGGCGACGGCGCGGGCCTTTGCGGCCGCTGGGCACACGCTGACCCTCTCCGGGCGGGACGAGACGCGACTGGCGGCGCTGGCCTCCGAGCTGGGCGTGACTGGCCGCGCGGCGGACGTGGGCTTCGAGAGTCACGTCCGCACGCTGCTGGAGGCGGCTCCGGAGCTGGACACCCTGGTGTACGCGGCGGGCGCGGCGCACCCCGAGCCGCTGCGGGACGCGGACCCCACGCACGTCCGCTCTGTGTGGAACGCCAATTACTTCGGAGCGCTGTGGGTCATGAAGCACGGGCTGGGGCGGCTGGCGCCGGGTGGGCGGGTGTACCTGCTGGGCGCGCGGCCGGAACTGGTGACCGCGCGGGGCTTCAGTCAGTACGCGGCGAGCAAGGCGGCGCTGGCCCGCGCGGCGGAGGTCGCGCGGCTGGAACACCGGGGCGTCGGGATCACGCTGGTGCAGCCGCCCGCGGTGGAGACGGGCCTGTGGGCGCAGGTGGGCCGCGTGCCGCGCGGCGCGCTCGGACCGGACGCGGTGGCGCGCGCCCTCGTCGCGGACCGCGCGGGTGAGGCGCAGATGGAACTCAGGATCGACGGGTAA